In Nymphaea colorata isolate Beijing-Zhang1983 chromosome 5, ASM883128v2, whole genome shotgun sequence, one genomic interval encodes:
- the LOC116254091 gene encoding pectinesterase-like, translating to MSFIPLIFLTLTLLFPSSISQNFSAPAPVSPDHACNFTTDPSFCQSLLPSQSLSNFYGYAQYLINKSLQQSATFSSLINETIRDKAALTPRAAAALEDCLLLSELTTDFLVNSLSTLDSCDSTTLAEDQADLVHTLMSGIITNQRTCLDALTQASFLQRGHKLYAPLMNGSQLYSVSLAMLTNSWPFKHKKAVDPGRKLLDDLRVGSDGAPHWVNRNIFHFAAGRRMALQTVGSVVVAQDGSGNYRTISEAIAAAPANDGSKGYYVINVKAGVYREYVTIPTTMKYIMIVGDGIGKTIITGNRNVVDGSTTFNSATLAVLGQGFVAIGITVRNTAGRTKGQAVAVRNGGDLSAFYRCSFEGYQDTLYALSLRQFYRDCDVYGTVDFIFGNAAAVFQNCNLYARLPNGNVNTVTAQGRSDPNQNTGTSFINCNVLAAPELSGKSVITFLGRPWRQYSRVVFMKSNLGSLIDPAGWSAWTGNFALDTLYYGEYDNRGPGSATAGRVKWPGFHVMAANDAKRFTVSSFVQGGAWLPRTIVPFTAGLL from the exons ATGAGTTTCATCCCTCTCATCTTCCTCACCCTCACcctcctcttcccttcttccatcTCTCAAAACTTCAGTGCTCCTGCCCCCGTCAGTCCAGACCACGCTTGCAACTTCACTACCGATCCTTCCTTCTGTCAGTCCCTCTTGCCCAGTCAGTCCCTCTCCAACTTCTATGGCTATGCCCAGTACCTTATCAACAAGTCCTTACAGCAGTCAGCCACCTTCTCTTCCCTCATAAACGAGACCATAAGAGATAAGGCTGCCCTCACCCCACGAGCGGCAGCGGCTCTCGAGGATTGCCTGCTGCTCTCCGAACTCACCACCGATTTCTTGGTTAACTCCCTCTCCACCCTCGACTCCTGCGACTCCACCACCCTGGCCGAGGACCAGGCAGACCTGGTCCATACCCTCATGAGTGGCATCATCACCAACCAGCGCACTTGCTTGGATGCCCTCACCCAGGCGTCCTTCTTGCAGCGCGGTCATAAGTTGTATGCTCCGTTGATGAATGGCTCTCAGCTCTACAGTGTGTCGCTCGCCATGCTCACCAACTCCTGGCCCTTCAAGCACAAGAAGGCAGTCGACCCTGGCAGGAAGTTGCTGGACGACCTGAGAGTAGGCAGCGATGGCGCTCCTCATTGGGTGAACCGGAACATCTTTCATTTCGCCGCCGGAAGGAGGATGGCGCTGCAGACGGTGGGCAGCGTGGTGGTGGCTCAGGATGGCAGCGGCAATTACCGCACCATTAGTGAAGCGATTGCTGCTGCTCCGGCCAACGACGGGAGCAAGGGTTACTATGTGATCAACGTGAAGGCAGGAGTGTACCGGGAATACGTCACCATACCCACGACTATGAAGTACATAATGATCGTTGGTGACGGAATCGGCAAGACCATCATCACTGGCAACCGTAACGTCGTCGACGGATCTACCACTTTCAACTCTGCAACTCTCG CTGTGCTGGGCCAAGGCTTCGTAGCGATCGGTATCACCGTCAGGAACACGGCGGGGCGAACCAAGGGCCAAGCGGTTGCTGTTCGAAATGGTGGCGACCTCTCCGCTTTCTACCGCTGCAGCTTCGAGGGCTACCAAGATACTCTCTACGCCCTTTCCCTCCGTCAGTTCTACAGAGACTGCGACGTCTACGGCACCGTAGACTTCATCTTCGGCAACGCGGCAGCCGTCTTCCAGAACTGCAACCTCTACGCCCGACTCCCTAACGGAAATGTCAATACCGTCACGGCTCAAGGGAGGTCCGACCCCAATCAGAACACCGGCACCTCCTTCATCAACTGCAATGTCCTGGCTGCTCCTGAATTATCCGGGAAATCCGTCATAACTTTTCTTGGCCGGCCATGGAGGCAGTACTCAAGAGTAGTGTTCATGAAGTCTAACCTTGGTAGCTTGATTGATCCAGCTGGTTGGTCTGCTTGGACCGGAAATTTTGCGCTCGATACGTTGTATTATGGGGAGTACGACAACCGAGGCCCTGGTTCCGCCACTGCTGGAAGGGTTAAGTGGCCCGGATTCCATGTGATGGCTGCCAATGATGCCAAACGTTTCACTGTGTCTAGTTTTGTGCAGGGTGGTGCTTGGTTGCCTAGAACGATTGTGCCATTCACAGCTGGGCTGCTTTAG
- the LOC116253962 gene encoding pectinesterase-like, producing the protein MSVIPFIFVLTILFPSSISLNLSAIGPVTPDHACTFTTDPDFCQSLLPSDSLNNFYGYGQHLIKKSLQQSYAFSSLINETIRDKANLTPLAAAALNDCLLLSELTTDFLVSSISTLDSCDSTTLAEDQADLVQTLLSGIITNRRTCLDGLTQASFLQRGHKLYAPLMNGSLLYSVSLAMLANSRAFKHRKTMNPGRKLLEDLRVGRDGAPRWVNRNIFHFASGRRMALQTMGSVVVAQDGTGNYRTISEAIAAAPANGGTKGYYVINVKAGVYKEYVTIPKSKKYIMMVGDGIGKTIITGSRNVVDGYTTFNSATFAVLGEGFVAIGITVRNTAGPAKHQAVAVRNGADLSTFYKCSFEGYKDTLYTYSMRQFFRECDIYGTVDFIFGNAAVVFQNCNMYVRLPSSGQFNTVTAQGRSDRNQNTGTSIINCNVAATSDLAGHSNVRTYLGRPWRQYSRTVFMQSNLGSLINPAGWSPWSGSFALSTLYYGEYANSGPGAATGGRVKWPGFHIMSSSDARRFTVSNFIQGGNWLPKTTVPFTG; encoded by the exons ATGTCCGTCATCCCTTTCATCTTCGTCCTCACCATCCTCTTCCCTTCCTCCATCTCCCTAAACTTGAGTGCTATTGGCCCCGTTACTCCAGACCACGCCTGCACCTTCACCACCGATCCCGACTTCTGTCAGTCCCTCTTGCCTAGTGACTCCCTCAACAACTTCTATGGCTACGGCCAACACCTTATCAAGAAGTCCTTACAGCAGTCCTACGCTTTTTCCTCCCTCATAAACGAGACCATAAGAGATAAGGCCAACCTCACCCCTCTGGCAGCGGCCGCTCTGAACGATTGCCTGCTGCTCTCGGAGCTCACCACCGATTTCTTGGTGTCGTCCATATCCACCCTTGACTCCTGCGACTCCACCACCCTTGCCGAAGACCAGGCAGACCTGGTCCAAACCCTCTTGAGTGGCATCATCACCAACCGGCGCACTTGCTTGGATGGCCTCACCCAGGCGTCCTTCTTGCAGCGCGGACACAAGCTCTATGCGCCACTGATGAACGGGTCTCTGCTCTACAGTGTGTCGCTGGCCATGCTCGCCAACTCTCGGGCATTCAAGCACAGGAAGACCATGAACCCTGGCAGGAAGCTGCTGGAAGACCTGAGAGTAGGCAGAGATGGTGCCCCTCGGTGGGTGAACCGAAACATCTTCCACTTCGCCAGTGGAAGGAGGATGGCTCTGCAGACCATGGGCAGCGTGGTGGTGGCTCAGGATGGCACCGGTAACTACCGCACCATTAGTGAAGCCATTGCTGCGGCTCCTGCAAACGGCGGAACCAAAGGGTACTACGTCATCAACGTGAAGGCAGGAGTGTACAAGGAGTATGTGACCATACCCAAGTCCAAGAAGTACATAATGATGGTTGGAGACGGTATCGGCAAGACCATAATTACCGGTAGCCGTAATGTCGTCGACGGTTACACCACTTTCAACTCTGCAACTTTCG CTGTGCTTGGCGAAGGCTTCGTAGCAATCGGAATTACGGTGAGGAACACAGCCGGTCCGGCCAAGCATCAGGCAGTGGCTGTTAGAAACGGCGCCGACCTGTCAACCTTCTATAAGTGCAGCTTCGAGGGATACAAAGATACGCTGTACACCTACTCCATGCGTCAGTTCTTCCGCGAGTGCGATATCTACGGCACGGTAGACTTCATCTTCGGCAATGCGGCCGTCGTCTTTCAAAACTGCAACATGTACGTGAGGCTGCCTTCTTCCGGTCAATTCAACACGGTTACGGCTCAGGGGAGAAGCGACCGGAACCAGAACACGGGCACCTCCATCATCAACTGCAACGTTGCGGCCACCTCTGACCTCGCAGGCCATTCCAACGTGAGGACTTACTTGGGCCGGCCATGGAGGCAGTACTCCAGAACAGTGTTCATGCAGTCCAACCTTGGTAGCTTGATCAACCCAGCAGGGTGGTCCCCATGGTCCGGTAGCTTTGCCCTCAGCACTCTATACTATGGAGAGTACGCCAACAGCGGCCCAGGTGCAGCTACCGGCGGCAGGGTCAAATGGCCTGGGTTCCATATCATGAGTTCTAGTGATGCTCGCCGGTTCACAGTGTCCAATTTCATACAGGGAGGAAACTGGCTGCCCAAGACTACTGTGCCATTCACCGGTTGA
- the LOC116255149 gene encoding pectinesterase-like, giving the protein MKRSAMSFFPLFFFTLALLLPSSISLIDPVTPDHACTFTTDPHFCQSLLPSASLSNFYGYGQYLIKKSLQQSYAFSSLINETIRDKANLTPQAAAALNDCLLLSELTTDFLTSSLSTLDSCDATSLAEDQADLVQTLLSAIVTNRRTCLDGLAQASFLQHGHKLYAPLMNGSQLYSVSLAMLTNSWPFKHKKANPGRQLLDEMRVGKDGVPEWVNRKIFHSGSARRMALQTVGSVVVAKDGSGKYRTIGEAIAAAPANSGSNGYYVINVKAGVYEEYVSIPKNKKYIMMVGDGIGKTIITGHRNVVDGSTTFNSATLAVLGEGFVAIGITVRNTAGPAKHQAVAVRNGADLSTFYKCSFEGYQDTLYTYSMRQFFRECDIYGTVDFIFGNAAVVFQNCNIYVRLPAAKQFNTVTAQGRTDPNQNTGISIINCNIAAASDLAGHSEVRTYLGRPWKQYSRTVFIQSNLGSLINPAGWSPWAGSFALSTLYYGEYNNRGPGAATGGRVKWPGFHIMSSSDASRFTVSSFIQGGNWLPKTTVPFTA; this is encoded by the exons ATGAAGCGTTCTGCCATGTccttcttccctctcttcttcttcacccttgccctcctcctcccttcGTCTATCTCTCTCATCGACCCCGTCACTCCAGACCACGCCTGCACCTTCACCACCGATCCCCACTTCTGCCAGTCCCTCTTGCCTAGTGCATCCCTGTCCAACTTCTATGGCTACGGCCAATACCTTATCAAGAAGTCCTTACAGCAGTCCTACGCCTTCTCCTCCCTCATAAACGAGACCATAAGAGATAAGGCCAACCTCACCCCTCAGGCAGCAGCTGCCCTTAACGATTGCCTGCTGCTCTCAGAACTCACCACCGATTTCTTGACTTCCTCCCTCTCCACCCTCGACTCCTGCGACGCCACCAGCCTAGCCGAAGACCAGGCAGACTTGGTCCAAACCCTCTTGAGTGCCATTGTCACCAACCGGCGCACTTGCTTGGATGGCCTCGCCCAGGCGTCATTCTTGCAGCACGGCCACAAGCTGTACGCTCCGCTGATGAATGGGTCTCAGCTCTACAGTGTGTCGCTCGCCATGCTGACCAACTCCTGGCCCTTCAAGCACAAGAAGGCCAACCCCGGCCGGCAATTGCTTGATGAGATGAGAGTAGGCAAGGATGGTGTGCCTGAATGGGTCAACCGGAAGATCTTCCACTCTGGCTCTGCCCGAAGGATGGCTCTGCAGACGGTAGGGAGCGTGGTTGTCGCCAAGGACGGCAGCGGCAAGTACCGCACCATTGGCGAAGCCATTGCTGCTGCTCCTGCCAACAGCGGAAGCAACGGGTACTACGTGATCAACGTGAAGGCGGGAGTGTACGAGGAGTACGTGTCCATACCCAAGAACAAGAAATACATAATGATGGTTGGAGACGGGATCGGCAAGACCATCATCACTGGACACCGTAACGTTGTTGACGGATCTACCACTTTCAACTCTGCAACTCTCG CTGTACTTGGTGAGGGCTTCGTAGCAATCGGGATTACGGTGAGGAACACCGCCGGTCCAGCCAAGCATCAGGCCGTGGCCGTTAGAAACGGCGCCGACCTCTCGACCTTCTACAAGTGCAGCTTCGAGGGATACCAAGACACGCTCTACACCTACTCCATGCGTCAGTTCTTTCGGGAGTGCGATATCTACGGCACAGTGGACTTCATCTTCGGCAATGCCGCTGTCGTCTTTCAAAACTGCAACATATACGTGAGGCTGCCAGCTGCCAAACAGTTCAACACAGTCACAGCTCAAGGGAGAACCGACCCTAACCAGAACACTGGCATCTCCATCATCAACTGCAACATCGCGGCCGCCTCCGATCTCGCCGGCCACTCCGAGGTGAGGACATATCTAGGCAGGCCGTGGAAGCAGTACTCGAGGACAGTGTTCATCCAGTCCAACCTTGGTAGCTTGATCAACCCGGCGGGGTGGTCTCCATGGGCCGGTAGCTTTGCTCTCAGCACTCTATACTATGGAGAGTACAACAACCGTGGCCCAGGTGCAGCTACCGGTGGCAGGGTCAAATGGCCTGGGTTCCATATCATGAGTTCTAGCGATGCTAGCCGCTTCACCGTGTCCAGTTTCATACAAGGAGGAAATTGGCTGCCCAAGACAACCGTGCCATTCACGGCCTGA
- the LOC116253944 gene encoding pectinesterase-like: MIRSFAATMTSFFFLLTLLFPISFSFPQMLTPDKACNVTTNPSFCKSLLPTDSLSNFYSYGQYLVKKSLERSASFSSLINETIRDHATLTPRAAAALNDCLLLSQLTTDFLVSSLATLDSGNTTTLARDKADLVHTLLSGIVTNQHTCLDELTLASFLHRGHKLYAPLVNGSQLYSLSLAMLTHSWAFKPKKLVHPDRRLLDDLRVGGDGAPLWVNRNIFHFAGGGRMALQSVGSVVVALDGSGHYRTIREAISAAPANDGSKGYYVINVKAGVYEEYVTIPKSKKYIMMVGDGMGKTVITGDRSVGGGGSTTFGSATLAVLGTGFLAMDITVRNTAGTGNHQAVAVRNGADLSVFFRCSFEGYQDTLYAYSLRQFYRNCNIYGTVDFIFGNAAAVFQSCNIYARVPGGKVNTVTAQGRTSQFQNTGTSFIGCNVAAASDLAGRSGIKTYLGRPWKEYSRTVFMESNLGSLIDPAGWMPWSGSSAPSTIYYGEYNNRGPGAATGGRVKWEGFHLMSSSDAGRFTVSNFIQGSNWLPKTGVPFG, from the exons ATGATTCGATCTTTCGCCGCCACCATgacctccttcttcttcctcctcacgCTCCTCTTTCCCATCTCCTTCTCTTTCCCGCAGATGCTCACCCCAGACAAGGCCTGCAACGTTACCACCAACCCTTCTTTCTGCAAGTCCCTCCTGCCCACCGACTCCCTCTCAAACTTCTACAGCTACGGCCAGTACCTTGTCAAGAAGTCCTTAGAGCGGTCCGCCTCCTTCTCTTCCCTCATCAACGAGACCATAAGAGATCACGCCACCCTCACCCCTCGAGCAGCAGCTGCCCTCAACGACTGCCTGCTGCTCTCCCAACTCACCACCGACTTCTTGGTCTCCTCACTGGCGACCCTCGACTCCGGCAACACAACAACCCTCGCCCGAGACAAGGCGGACCTGGTCCATACCCTCTTGAGCGGCATCGTCACTAACCAGCACACTTGCTTGGATGAGCTCACGCTGGCGTCCTTCCTGCACCGCGGCCACAAGCTCTATGCTCCGCTGGTGAATGGGTCTCAGCTGTACAGCTTGTCTCTCGCCATGCTCACCCACTCCTGGGCCTTCAAGCCCAAGAAGCTGGTGCATCCCGACAGGAGGCTTCTGGACGACCTGAGAGTAGGCGGCGATGGTGCGCCTCTCTGGGTGAATAGGAACATCTTCCACTTCGCCGGTGGAGGAAGGATGGCTCTACAGAGCGTGGGCAGCGTGGTTGTGGCTCTGGATGGCAGTGGCCATTACCGCACTATCCGTGAAGCCATTTCTGCGGCTCCGGCCAACGACGGGAGTAAGGGGTACTACGTGATCAACGTGAAAGCGGGAGTGTACGAGGAATACGTCACCATACCTAAGTCCAAGAAGTACATAATGATGGTAGGAGACGGAATGGGCAAGACCGTCATCACCGGCGACCGGAGCGTGGGAGGTGGCGGCTCCACCACTTTCGGCTCTGCAACTCTAG CCGTGCTTGGGACTGGCTTTCTAGCAATGGACATCACCGTCCGGAACACGGCCGGAACAGGGAACCACCAAGCAGTAGCTGTCCGGAACGGCGCCGACCTGTCGGTCTTCTTCCGCTGTAGCTTTGAGGGATACCAAGACACTCTTTACGCCTACTCACTCCGCCAGTTTTACCGCAACTGCAACATCTATGGCACGGTCGACTTCATCTTCGGCAACGCGGCCGCCGTCTTTCAAAGCTGCAACATCTATGCCCGTGTCCCCGGTGGAAAGGTCAACACCGTGACCGCTCAAGGCAGAACCAGCCAGTTTCAAAACACCGGCACCTCCTTCATCGGCTGCAACGTCGCCGCAGCTTCCGACCTTGCCGGCCGCTCTGGAATCAAGACGTACCTCGGCAGGCCCTGGAAGGAGTACTCCAGAACGGTGTTCATGGAGTCAAATCTTGGCAGCTTGATCGACCCTGCTGGTTGGATGCCTTGGTCTGGTAGCTCAGCTCCAAGCACCATATACTATGGTGAGTACAACAACCGTGGCCCGGGTGCAGCCACCGGCGGGAGAGTCAAGTGGGAAGGGTTCCATCTGATGAGTTCAAGTGATGCTGGCCGATTCACTGTGTCCAATTTCATACAAGGAAGTAACTGGCTGCCGAAGACCGGGGTGCCATTTGGATGA
- the LOC116254600 gene encoding pectinesterase-like has translation MTIMPLFFVLTLLFPSSFSQNYSSGPVAPDHACTFTTDPSFCQSLLPSESLSNFYGYGQYLIKKSLQQSYAFSSLINETIRDNATLTPQAAAALNDCLLLSELTTDFLSSSLSTLDSCDTTSLAEDQADLVHTLMSGIVTNQRTCLDALTQASFLRRGHKLYAPLMNGSQLYSVSLAMLTNSWAFKHKNANPGRQLLDGTRVGEHGVPHWVNRKIFRSGFGRRMALQTVGSVVVAHDGSGNYRTIGDAITAAPANDGSKGYYVINVKAGVYQEYVTIPKAKKYIMMVGDGIGNTIITGSRNVVDGYTTFNSATLSVLGDGFVAIGITVRNTAGPAKHQAVAVRNGADLSTFYKCSFEGYQDTLYTYSMRQFFRECDIYGTVDFIFGNAAVVFQNCNMYVRLPSSGQFNTVTAQGRSDPNQNTGTSIINCNVAATSDLAGHSNVNTYLGRPWRQYSRTVFMQSNLGSLINPAGWTPWSGSFALSTLYYGEYNNRGPGAATGGRVKWAGFHTMSSSDASRFTVSNFVQGGNWLPKTTVPFT, from the exons ATGACGATCATGCCTCTCTTCTTCGTCCTCACACTCctcttcccttcctccttctcccaAAACTACAGTTCTGGCCCTGTTGCTCCGGACCATGCCTGCACCTTCACTACCGATCCTTCCTTCTGTCAGTCTCTCTTGCCTAGCGAGTCCCTCTCCAACTTTTATGGCTACGGCCAATACCTTATCAAGAAGTCCTTACAGCAGTCCTACGCCTTCTCTTCCCTCATTAATGAGACCATAAGAGATAATGCCACCCTCACCCCTCAAGCAGCAGCTGCCCTCAACGATTGTCTGCTTCTCTCTGAACTAACAACGGACTTCTTGAGCTCCTCCCTCTCCACCCTTGACTCCTGTGACACCACCAGTCTGGCCGAAGACCAGGCGGACCTGGTCCATACCCTCATGAGTGGCATCGTCACCAACCAGCGCACTTGTTTGGATGCCCTCACCCAGGCGTCCTTCTTGCGGAGGGGCCACAAGCTGTATGCTCCGCTGATGAATGGGTCTCAGCTCTACAGTGTCTCCCTGGCCATGCTCACCAATTCCTGGGCCTTCAAGCACAAGAATGCTAACCCCGGACGGCAATTGCTTGACGGGACCAGAGTTGGTGAACATGGTGTGCCTCACTGGGTTAACAGGAAGATCTTCCGCTCCGGCTTCGGCCGGAGGATGGCTCTGCAGACCGTGGGTAGCGTTGTGGTGGCTCATGATGGCAGCGGCAATTACCGCACCATCGGTGATGCCATTACAGCGGCTCCGGCCAACGACGGGAGCAAGGGATACTACGTGATCAACGTAAAGGCAGGAGTGTACCAGGAGTATGTGACCATACCCAAGGCCAAGAAGTACATCATGATGGTAGGAGACGGAATTGGCAACACCATCATCACCGGAAGCCGTAACGTCGTCGACGGTTATACCACCTTCAACTCTGCCACTCTCT CTGTACTTGGTGATGGGTTCGTAGCAATCGGAATTACGGTGAGGAACACGGCCGGTCCGGCCAAGCACCAGGCTGTGGCTGTTAGAAACGGCGCGGACCTGTCAACCTTCTATAAGTGCAGCTTCGAGGGATACCAAGACACCCTCTATACCTACTCCATGCGTCAGTTCTTCCGAGAGTGCGACATCTACGGCACCGTCGACTTCATCTTTGGCAACGCTGCGGTCGTCTTCCAAAACTGCAACATGTATGTGAGGCTGCCGTCTTCTGGGCAATTCAACACGGTCACAGCTCAGGGGAGAAGCGATCCCAACCAGAACACTGGCACCTCGATCATCAACTGCAACGTTGCGGCAACCTCCGACCTCGCCGGCCACTCCAACGTGAATACCTACCTAGGCAGGCCATGGAGGCAGTACTCCAGGACAGTGTTCATGCAGTCCAACCTTGGTAGCTTGATCAACCCGGCGGGTTGGACTCCTTGGTCCGGCAGCTTTGCTCTCAGCACTCTATACTATGGAGAATACAACAACCGCGGTCCGGGTGCAGCTACCGGCGGCAGGGTCAAGTGGGCAGGGTTCCATACCATGAGCTCCAGTGATGCCAGCCGCTTCACAGTGTCCAACTTCGTACAAGGAGGAAATTGGCTTCCCAAGACAACCGTGCCATTCACCTGA